The Bos taurus isolate L1 Dominette 01449 registration number 42190680 breed Hereford chromosome 13, ARS-UCD2.0, whole genome shotgun sequence genome contains a region encoding:
- the TCFL5 gene encoding transcription factor-like 5 protein isoform X1, giving the protein MSGPGPREPPQAGGPAGPEGADATLGEAGLSFTTTDLSLVEMTEIEYTQLQHILYSHMEAAAADGELETRLNSAFLAAAAPGAAAGSFAAAGGAAAAAAGGAPPVYPVLCPPTLADGGFAGANQCLGHIDFQELRMMLLSEAGAAPAAEKTPGADGPGPGAPRPKAPDGAGKENAEGAPEARAKSAVRVRLEDRFNSIPAETPPAPRGAEPPEPGVALNNLVTLIRHPSELMNVPLHQQQNKCTTLVKNKTTAATTALQFTYPLFTTNACATSGNSNISQTQSSSNSCSILETAKHQDIGLPRAFSFCYQQEIESTKQTLGSRNKALPEQVWIKVGEEALCKQAISKRNRSRIRQLDTNVERRALGEIQNVGEGSTAAQGAWQSAESSQATLGEQTQSGPQGGRSQRRERHNRMERDRRRRIRICCDELNLLVPFCNAETDKATTLQWTTAFLKYIQERHGDSLKKEFESVFCGKTGRRLKLTRPDSLVTCPAQESLQSSPAVEIK; this is encoded by the exons AGATGACGGAGATCGAGTACACGCAACTGCAGCACATCCTCTACTCGCACAtggaggcggcggcggccgaCGGCGAGCTCGAGACGCGCCTCAACTCGGCCTTCTTGGCGGCGGCGGCGCCCGGCGCGGCGGCGGGAAGCTTCGCGGCGGCCGGGGGCGCGGCAGCCGCGGCGGCGGGGGGCGCGCCGCCCGTGTACCCAGTGCTGTGTCCGCCCACGCTGGCCGACGGCGGCTTCGCAGGCGCCAACCAGTGCCTGGGCCACATCGACTTCCAGGAGCTGCGCATGATGCTGCTGAGCGAAGCGGGCGCGGCTCCCGCCGCTGAGAAGACGCCGGGCGCCGACGGCCCGGGCCCGGGCGCACCCCGGCCCAAGGCGCCCGACGGCGCCGGCAAGGAGAACGCGGAGGGCGCGCCGGAGGCGCGGGCCAAGTCGGCGGTGCGCGTCCGCCTGGAGGATCGCTTCAACAGCATCCCTGCCGAGACCCCGCCCGCCCCGCGCGGCGCGGAGCCCCCGGAGCCCGGCGTGGCTCTCAACAA TTTGGTTACTCTTATTCGCCATCCATCCGAACTAATGAATGTTCCTCTTcatcaacaacaaaacaaatgtaCAACattagtgaaaaataaaactactgcTGCAACTACTGCTTTGCAATTTACATACCCTCTGTTTACTACAAATGCTTGCGCTACTAGTGGAAATTCTAATATTTCACAAACACAG AGTTCTAGTAACTCATGTTCTATACTTGAAACTGCCAAGCATCAGGATATTGGATTGCCAAGagcattttctttctgttatcaGCAAGAAATTGAATCCACTAAGCAGACTTTGGGTAGTAGAAACAAAGCTTTGCCTGAGCAGGTTTGGATTAAAGTAGGAG AAGAAGCGCTATGTAAACAAGCCATAAGTAAGAGGAATCGGAGTAGGATACGTCAGTTGGACACAAACGTAGAACGAAGAGCCCTTGGAGAGATTCAGAACGTGGGCGAAGGCTCCACAGCGGCACAGGGAGCTTGGCAGTCAGCAGAGTCATCCCAGGCCACCCTTGGAGAGCAGACCCAGAGCGGGCCGCAGGGGGGCCGGTCCCAACGCAGGGAGAGGCACAACCGCATGGAAAGAGACCGAAG GCGCAGAATCCGCATTTGCTGTGACGAGTTGAACCTTTTAGTCCCGTTTTGCAACGCTGAGACAGATAAGGCCACGACTCTGCAGTGGACCACAGCATTCCTGAAATATATTCAGGAGAGGCATGGAGATTCTCTTAAAAAG GAATTTGAGAGTGTATTTTGCGGTAAAACTGGCAGAAGGCTAAAGTTGACCAGACCAGACTCCCTGGTGACATGTCCTGCGCAGGAGAGTCTACAGAGCAGCCCAGCTGTGGAGATCAAGTGA
- the TCFL5 gene encoding transcription factor-like 5 protein isoform X2 codes for MSGPGPREPPQAGGPAGPEGADATLGEAGLSFTTTDLSLVEMTEIEYTQLQHILYSHMEAAAADGELETRLNSAFLAAAAPGAAAGSFAAAGGAAAAAAGGAPPVYPVLCPPTLADGGFAGANQCLGHIDFQELRMMLLSEAGAAPAAEKTPGADGPGPGAPRPKAPDGAGKENAEGAPEARAKSAVRVRLEDRFNSIPAETPPAPRGAEPPEPGVALNNLVTLIRHPSELMNVPLHQQQNKCTTLVKNKTTAATTALQFTYPLFTTNACATSGNSNISQTQSSSNSCSILETAKHQDIGLPRAFSFCYQQEIESTKQTLGSRNKALPEQVWIKVGEALCKQAISKRNRSRIRQLDTNVERRALGEIQNVGEGSTAAQGAWQSAESSQATLGEQTQSGPQGGRSQRRERHNRMERDRRRRIRICCDELNLLVPFCNAETDKATTLQWTTAFLKYIQERHGDSLKKEFESVFCGKTGRRLKLTRPDSLVTCPAQESLQSSPAVEIK; via the exons AGATGACGGAGATCGAGTACACGCAACTGCAGCACATCCTCTACTCGCACAtggaggcggcggcggccgaCGGCGAGCTCGAGACGCGCCTCAACTCGGCCTTCTTGGCGGCGGCGGCGCCCGGCGCGGCGGCGGGAAGCTTCGCGGCGGCCGGGGGCGCGGCAGCCGCGGCGGCGGGGGGCGCGCCGCCCGTGTACCCAGTGCTGTGTCCGCCCACGCTGGCCGACGGCGGCTTCGCAGGCGCCAACCAGTGCCTGGGCCACATCGACTTCCAGGAGCTGCGCATGATGCTGCTGAGCGAAGCGGGCGCGGCTCCCGCCGCTGAGAAGACGCCGGGCGCCGACGGCCCGGGCCCGGGCGCACCCCGGCCCAAGGCGCCCGACGGCGCCGGCAAGGAGAACGCGGAGGGCGCGCCGGAGGCGCGGGCCAAGTCGGCGGTGCGCGTCCGCCTGGAGGATCGCTTCAACAGCATCCCTGCCGAGACCCCGCCCGCCCCGCGCGGCGCGGAGCCCCCGGAGCCCGGCGTGGCTCTCAACAA TTTGGTTACTCTTATTCGCCATCCATCCGAACTAATGAATGTTCCTCTTcatcaacaacaaaacaaatgtaCAACattagtgaaaaataaaactactgcTGCAACTACTGCTTTGCAATTTACATACCCTCTGTTTACTACAAATGCTTGCGCTACTAGTGGAAATTCTAATATTTCACAAACACAG AGTTCTAGTAACTCATGTTCTATACTTGAAACTGCCAAGCATCAGGATATTGGATTGCCAAGagcattttctttctgttatcaGCAAGAAATTGAATCCACTAAGCAGACTTTGGGTAGTAGAAACAAAGCTTTGCCTGAGCAGGTTTGGATTAAAGTAGGAG AAGCGCTATGTAAACAAGCCATAAGTAAGAGGAATCGGAGTAGGATACGTCAGTTGGACACAAACGTAGAACGAAGAGCCCTTGGAGAGATTCAGAACGTGGGCGAAGGCTCCACAGCGGCACAGGGAGCTTGGCAGTCAGCAGAGTCATCCCAGGCCACCCTTGGAGAGCAGACCCAGAGCGGGCCGCAGGGGGGCCGGTCCCAACGCAGGGAGAGGCACAACCGCATGGAAAGAGACCGAAG GCGCAGAATCCGCATTTGCTGTGACGAGTTGAACCTTTTAGTCCCGTTTTGCAACGCTGAGACAGATAAGGCCACGACTCTGCAGTGGACCACAGCATTCCTGAAATATATTCAGGAGAGGCATGGAGATTCTCTTAAAAAG GAATTTGAGAGTGTATTTTGCGGTAAAACTGGCAGAAGGCTAAAGTTGACCAGACCAGACTCCCTGGTGACATGTCCTGCGCAGGAGAGTCTACAGAGCAGCCCAGCTGTGGAGATCAAGTGA